The Calditrichota bacterium genome includes a window with the following:
- a CDS encoding low molecular weight phosphotyrosine protein phosphatase: MGNICRSPSAEAVMNAKLKAANLQDKIITDSAGIIGWHSGEPADHRMKSHAIKRGYDLTSISRQFNPEIDFDKFDYIIGMDHENMRDLRGMDPDQKYKNKIFLMTGFCQSIPAEVVPDPYYGGSSGFETVLDILDDACDGLLEHIKNNSEE; this comes from the coding sequence TTGGGTAATATTTGCAGATCACCCAGCGCAGAAGCGGTTATGAATGCAAAATTAAAAGCAGCAAATTTGCAAGATAAAATTATTACAGATTCTGCCGGCATTATTGGTTGGCATTCCGGTGAGCCAGCGGACCATAGAATGAAAAGCCATGCAATAAAAAGGGGATATGACTTAACCAGTATTTCCAGGCAATTTAATCCGGAAATTGACTTTGACAAATTTGATTATATAATTGGCATGGATCATGAAAACATGCGTGATTTACGTGGAATGGATCCTGACCAAAAGTATAAAAATAAAATATTTTTAATGACCGGTTTCTGTCAATCCATCCCAGCGGAGGTTGTTCCAGATCCATATTACGGCGGCTCATCGGGATTTGAAACTGTCCTGGACATTTTGGATGATGCTTGTGATGGATTGTTGGAACATATAAAAAATAATAGTGAAGAATGA
- a CDS encoding phosphotransferase, whose product MKNVIHKIEDWAQEKIISHESIGGGSIADSKKIKTESGKEYFLKTGAQNPGMFPAEANGLMELERAAVIRIPHVFLADEDFLLIEFIQAGPKVSRFFEDFGRQFARLHRVKGKQFGFKENNFIGHTPQENIPNENQAKDWVTFYYEKRLLFQFKLAEQQNLTSSKLNDGFQLLENKIESILVGRNEPPCLLHGDLWSGNYLADEKGNPVIIDPAVYYGHREADLAMTKLFGGFSSSFYRAYNETYPLEAGFEYRENIYKLYHVLNHLNLFGLGYQRQAVDLLWSYL is encoded by the coding sequence ATGAAAAATGTAATTCATAAAATTGAGGATTGGGCTCAGGAGAAAATTATTTCCCATGAATCTATCGGTGGTGGCTCCATTGCGGATTCCAAAAAGATAAAAACAGAATCCGGTAAGGAATATTTTTTAAAGACAGGGGCCCAAAATCCGGGTATGTTTCCTGCCGAGGCAAATGGCTTAATGGAACTGGAACGTGCAGCGGTCATTCGTATACCTCATGTTTTTTTAGCTGATGAGGATTTCTTGTTAATTGAATTTATCCAGGCGGGCCCAAAAGTAAGCCGTTTCTTTGAAGATTTTGGACGTCAATTTGCGCGGCTTCATAGGGTTAAAGGGAAGCAATTTGGTTTTAAGGAAAACAACTTCATTGGCCATACACCTCAGGAAAATATTCCGAACGAAAACCAGGCCAAAGATTGGGTAACTTTCTATTATGAAAAACGTCTGTTATTCCAATTTAAACTTGCTGAACAGCAAAATCTAACATCTTCAAAACTCAATGATGGTTTTCAGTTGCTGGAAAATAAGATTGAATCAATTTTAGTGGGAAGAAATGAGCCGCCATGTTTGTTACATGGAGATTTGTGGAGTGGGAATTATCTGGCTGATGAAAAAGGCAATCCTGTAATAATTGACCCGGCAGTTTACTATGGTCACCGTGAAGCCGATCTTGCTATGACAAAGCTTTTTGGTGGGTTTTCCAGTTCTTTTTACCGGGCATACAATGAAACATATCCTCTTGAGGCAGGATTTGAGTATCGCGAAAATATTTACAAACTTTATCATGTTTTAAACCATTTGAATTTGTTTGGATTGGGCTATCAGCGACAGGCAGTGGATTTGTTGTGGAGCTATTTGTAA
- a CDS encoding phosphoadenylyl-sulfate reductase yields the protein MPIQHCNDTLNDLSISERIRYIFTCYSPEEILITSSFGISSAYLLYHISRFEKKPDIHFINTGFHFSSTLKYRDDLADIFGLNIVEIAPEFEDHSFTEYEKLWKTDPDSCCFINKVKPMDNLKSQFKVWVTGLMANQSAERKKTAIVEVDKPILKFNPLFDENPNVISEKLKKLKIPLHPLHEKDYNSVGCLQCTDRGEGRSGRWQGLGKTECGLHNNINKKYIP from the coding sequence ATGCCCATTCAACACTGCAACGACACGCTAAACGACCTTTCGATATCTGAGCGAATAAGATATATTTTTACCTGTTATTCACCGGAAGAAATTTTGATCACATCATCATTCGGGATTAGTTCTGCCTATCTTCTTTATCATATCAGTCGTTTTGAAAAAAAGCCGGATATTCATTTTATTAATACAGGTTTCCATTTTAGCAGCACTTTGAAATACAGGGATGACCTGGCAGATATTTTCGGTTTGAATATTGTTGAAATAGCTCCTGAATTTGAAGACCACTCTTTTACAGAATATGAAAAACTCTGGAAAACAGATCCGGATTCCTGCTGTTTTATAAACAAAGTAAAACCCATGGATAATTTAAAAAGCCAGTTTAAAGTATGGGTAACCGGACTGATGGCGAATCAATCAGCTGAACGAAAAAAAACTGCAATTGTTGAAGTAGATAAACCTATACTGAAATTTAATCCTCTTTTTGACGAAAACCCGAATGTTATTTCGGAAAAATTAAAGAAGTTAAAAATCCCGCTTCATCCACTGCACGAAAAAGACTATAATTCTGTCGGGTGTTTACAATGTACGGATCGTGGCGAGGGGCGTTCTGGCCGTTGGCAAGGTTTAGGTAAAACTGAGTGTGGATTGCATAACAATATTAATAAAAAATATATACCTTAA
- a CDS encoding RNA polymerase sigma factor — MNQSIDFRSIVEAHQEKVRNTCFRFVKNKEDADDVAQEVFIQVYESLTHFREEAELSTWIYRIAVNKSLDFIRKKKRKKRFAQLTSLFGFNEDNEEIILPADDNPQQDIEQKERKLVLDSALEQLPENQRTAITLSKYEGFSNKEIAEIMAMSISAVEALMHRAKKNLQKLLFNHFEKNIR, encoded by the coding sequence ATGAATCAATCGATTGATTTCAGATCAATAGTTGAAGCGCATCAGGAAAAGGTTCGTAATACCTGCTTTCGTTTTGTAAAAAACAAAGAAGATGCGGATGATGTTGCACAGGAAGTTTTTATCCAGGTATATGAGTCCCTTACTCATTTTCGTGAGGAGGCTGAATTATCAACCTGGATATATCGTATTGCTGTAAATAAGTCGTTGGATTTTATCCGCAAGAAGAAACGTAAAAAACGTTTTGCGCAGCTTACTTCACTTTTTGGGTTTAATGAGGATAATGAGGAAATTATCCTTCCGGCAGATGATAACCCACAACAGGACATAGAGCAGAAAGAACGTAAACTGGTTTTAGATTCGGCCTTAGAACAATTACCAGAGAATCAAAGAACTGCAATCACTCTAAGCAAATACGAAGGCTTTAGTAATAAAGAAATTGCTGAGATTATGGCTATGTCCATTTCGGCCGTTGAGGCACTAATGCACCGTGCTAAAAAGAATTTACAGAAGTTGTTATTCAATCATTTTGAAAAAAATATTAGATAG
- a CDS encoding periplasmic heavy metal sensor, whose protein sequence is MDIFKQNRYLWITVIVLLIMNFAALTLLWVGRPEGPRPNRGPYNRLDKQNRTKELLEKELGFDEKQTKQYLKLRQQHQDQMRLLEREIRQIKKQMFDEVLHDNHQNELSDSLLALAQEKQAQIEQITFQHFLDLKRLCKPDQQDKLKLLMRQVFRQGPAQRRPDAERPGPPPPRP, encoded by the coding sequence ATGGATATTTTTAAGCAAAACCGCTATTTGTGGATCACAGTAATTGTTCTGTTAATTATGAATTTTGCTGCACTAACACTTTTATGGGTCGGCAGACCAGAAGGACCAAGGCCGAACAGAGGTCCATATAACCGTTTAGATAAACAAAACCGAACGAAAGAATTGTTGGAGAAGGAACTTGGCTTTGATGAAAAACAGACAAAACAATATTTGAAACTACGCCAGCAACACCAAGATCAAATGCGGCTATTAGAACGTGAAATCCGGCAAATAAAAAAACAAATGTTTGACGAAGTATTACATGATAATCATCAAAATGAGTTGTCTGATTCGCTGTTGGCCCTGGCTCAGGAAAAACAGGCCCAAATTGAGCAAATTACTTTTCAGCATTTTTTGGATTTAAAAAGATTGTGTAAACCGGATCAACAAGATAAACTTAAATTATTGATGCGCCAGGTTTTCCGGCAGGGTCCTGCACAAAGACGACCGGACGCAGAAAGACCCGGGCCACCGCCACCCCGCCCATAA
- a CDS encoding efflux RND transporter periplasmic adaptor subunit, which yields MKNKILKHKRIIVVMAVVLLATYAFAFFYEGINTTDYVFETTIAEKGTVSNTITATGTLEATNTVVVGTQVSGVIEKIYVDFNSKVKKGQLIAELDKSTLQSSLENAEADLFDAQAELEYQKAGFERNEEFLKKDLLSQSDYDLAKYNYKKSQAGLKSANANLNKAQLNLAYATIYSPIDGLVLNRAVEEGQTVTASMSTPELFTITNDLSEMQVEADIDEADIGMVAEGQKVEFTVDAFPDETFTGKITEVRLQPTESSNVITYTVIVSAQNPELKLKPGMTASITVYIEEVTDALVVAGKALRFTPDREQMAGYFDSLPESERPQRPPRGTQQGAGQAQAPNKDISENIKRVWVKDGSLIKPVEVETGVTDGMNVEIISGLAQGDEVITSMERGGGTDETVAKSEETQSPFVQERPGRPGR from the coding sequence ATGAAAAATAAAATACTAAAGCACAAAAGAATCATTGTGGTTATGGCTGTCGTTCTTTTAGCCACATACGCTTTTGCCTTTTTCTATGAAGGCATCAATACAACCGATTATGTTTTCGAAACAACAATCGCAGAGAAAGGAACGGTAAGCAACACGATTACTGCCACCGGTACTTTGGAAGCAACCAACACTGTTGTTGTGGGAACACAGGTATCGGGTGTGATTGAAAAGATTTATGTGGATTTTAATTCAAAAGTAAAAAAAGGACAATTGATAGCTGAGCTAGATAAATCAACCCTTCAATCCAGCCTGGAAAATGCCGAAGCGGATTTGTTTGATGCGCAGGCGGAACTGGAATATCAAAAAGCCGGCTTTGAACGGAATGAAGAATTTTTAAAAAAAGATTTGTTGTCGCAAAGCGATTATGACCTGGCCAAATATAATTATAAAAAGAGCCAGGCCGGTTTAAAATCGGCCAATGCTAATTTAAATAAGGCACAACTAAATTTGGCTTATGCTACCATATATTCTCCTATCGATGGACTTGTGCTTAATCGTGCGGTTGAAGAAGGACAAACGGTTACAGCCAGCATGAGCACGCCCGAGCTGTTTACTATCACAAATGATCTTTCTGAAATGCAGGTAGAAGCGGATATCGATGAAGCAGATATTGGCATGGTTGCGGAAGGACAAAAGGTAGAGTTTACGGTAGATGCTTTTCCGGATGAAACCTTTACCGGTAAAATTACAGAAGTAAGGTTACAACCAACTGAAAGCTCAAATGTTATAACATATACTGTGATCGTTTCAGCACAGAACCCCGAATTAAAATTAAAACCGGGCATGACGGCCAGCATAACCGTTTATATCGAAGAGGTAACAGACGCGCTGGTTGTAGCGGGAAAAGCCTTGCGTTTTACACCGGATCGTGAACAAATGGCGGGCTATTTCGACAGCCTTCCGGAAAGCGAACGTCCGCAGCGGCCACCCCGTGGAACTCAGCAGGGAGCGGGACAAGCGCAGGCGCCAAACAAAGATATCTCTGAAAACATCAAACGGGTTTGGGTAAAAGATGGTTCACTTATCAAACCTGTTGAAGTAGAAACTGGTGTTACAGATGGCATGAATGTTGAGATAATATCTGGATTGGCCCAGGGCGATGAAGTTATTACTTCTATGGAGCGGGGCGGCGGGACAGATGAAACTGTTGCTAAGAGCGAAGAAACTCAAAGCCCTTTTGTCCAGGAACGCCCGGGACGCCCAGGCAGGTAA
- a CDS encoding ABC transporter ATP-binding protein → MIEIENLQKDYHVGAETVKALQAVNLTINAGEFVAIMGTSGSGKSTLLNILGCLDSPTAGDYRLDGTNVKSLSKNQLADVRNQKLGFVFQSYNLLPRTTALENVELPLLYNPGVSAKIRREKAEFALQAVGLADRMNHLSNQMSGGQQQRVAIARSLVNDPVLILADEATGNLDTRTSYEIIALFQQLNENGITIAFVTHEPDIAAFTKRNVIFRDGRIIKDFEVNTITSAQLALENLKEEDTVFDLLMNAS, encoded by the coding sequence ATAATCGAGATCGAAAATCTTCAAAAAGATTACCACGTGGGTGCAGAAACAGTAAAGGCGTTGCAGGCTGTAAACCTTACAATCAATGCCGGCGAGTTTGTGGCCATTATGGGCACCAGCGGATCGGGTAAATCGACCCTGCTCAATATTCTCGGCTGCCTGGACAGTCCAACGGCCGGCGACTACCGCTTGGATGGGACCAACGTAAAATCCCTATCCAAAAACCAACTCGCGGATGTGCGTAATCAAAAACTGGGCTTTGTGTTTCAATCCTATAACTTGTTGCCACGAACCACAGCCCTGGAAAATGTCGAGCTGCCCTTGTTGTATAATCCTGGGGTTAGCGCAAAAATACGCCGCGAAAAAGCAGAGTTCGCCCTGCAAGCCGTTGGCCTGGCAGATCGCATGAACCATCTTTCAAATCAAATGTCCGGTGGTCAGCAGCAGCGTGTAGCCATTGCCCGTTCACTGGTCAACGATCCTGTTCTGATTTTGGCTGATGAAGCGACTGGCAACCTGGATACCAGGACATCATACGAGATTATAGCGTTGTTCCAGCAGTTAAATGAAAACGGAATAACCATCGCTTTTGTAACGCATGAGCCCGATATCGCGGCGTTTACAAAAAGGAATGTTATCTTCCGCGATGGGCGCATTATAAAGGATTTTGAGGTAAATACTATCACGAGTGCACAATTGGCGCTCGAAAACCTAAAGGAAGAAGATACCGTTTTTGATTTATTAATGAACGCAAGCTAA
- a CDS encoding FtsX-like permease family protein has product MNILNVIKIAIAAVKRNKIRSFLTMLGIIIGVASVIAMLAIGEGSNASIQEKISSMGINLINVMPASRDRGGVQQGRTMSQTLVLKDVDFLRENSDLLEAVSPEVGSSGQVIFGTNNWPTQIFGGNEEYTYIKKYDIANGRSFSAQDIKGAVKVVLIGQTVVENLFDDDVDPIGQTIRFEKIPFKVIGVLAEKGENTFGQDQDDIILAPYTTVMKRITRQTYLRAIVTSAVSEEYIDDATKQIEENMRLSHQLKDSEDNDFEIRTQAELISTFGSISEMMLVLLGSIAAISLVVGGIGIMNIMYVSVTERTREIGLRLAIGGKGKDILMQFLLEAVLLSVTGGIIGVIMGILASNTVENIMSWPVLITMQSILLSFLFCSFIGVFFGWYPARKAAALDPIDALRHE; this is encoded by the coding sequence ATGAATATATTAAACGTAATTAAAATCGCCATCGCCGCTGTAAAAAGAAACAAAATACGCTCCTTCCTTACCATGTTGGGAATCATCATTGGTGTGGCATCGGTAATTGCCATGCTTGCTATCGGCGAAGGATCCAACGCCAGCATCCAGGAGAAAATATCTTCCATGGGTATAAATCTTATTAATGTAATGCCGGCAAGCAGGGACCGGGGCGGTGTTCAGCAGGGACGCACTATGTCGCAAACCCTGGTCTTGAAAGATGTGGACTTTCTCCGCGAAAACAGCGACCTGCTGGAAGCTGTATCCCCTGAAGTGGGAAGTTCCGGCCAGGTTATCTTTGGAACCAATAACTGGCCAACGCAAATCTTTGGTGGAAATGAAGAATATACCTATATCAAAAAGTATGATATTGCCAACGGACGCTCATTCTCAGCACAGGATATAAAAGGCGCCGTAAAGGTTGTCCTGATTGGACAGACGGTTGTTGAAAATTTATTTGACGATGATGTTGATCCGATTGGGCAAACCATTCGCTTTGAAAAAATACCGTTTAAAGTGATCGGGGTACTGGCAGAAAAAGGTGAAAATACCTTCGGCCAGGACCAAGACGATATTATTCTGGCGCCCTACACCACCGTTATGAAAAGAATTACACGGCAGACTTATTTGCGGGCGATTGTTACATCCGCTGTCTCTGAAGAGTACATCGATGACGCAACCAAACAGATTGAAGAAAACATGCGTCTGTCGCATCAATTAAAAGACAGCGAAGACAATGATTTTGAAATACGGACGCAGGCTGAACTGATCAGTACATTTGGCTCCATCTCCGAAATGATGCTGGTGCTGCTTGGATCAATTGCTGCGATTTCTTTAGTTGTGGGTGGTATTGGCATTATGAATATCATGTATGTTTCGGTTACCGAGCGTACTCGCGAAATAGGCTTAAGGCTGGCCATCGGCGGCAAGGGCAAAGATATATTGATGCAGTTTTTGCTTGAAGCCGTTTTATTGAGTGTAACCGGCGGCATTATTGGTGTGATTATGGGTATACTGGCTTCAAACACGGTTGAAAATATCATGTCCTGGCCGGTGCTGATTACAATGCAATCCATATTATTGTCGTTTCTGTTTTGCTCGTTTATCGGCGTGTTCTTTGGCTGGTACCCGGCGCGCAAAGCCGCAGCCCTGGATCCCATTGATGCGCTCAGGCATGAGTAA
- a CDS encoding T9SS type A sorting domain-containing protein has protein sequence MRKINTLAILSFLALLTVKVFSQDFYDINTINTIEITFEESNWDYLLDQLVSEGYEARLLGTAVVNGISYDSVGVRYKGNSSYNANQIKNPLNIKLDYVIKDQEHEDYGTLKLANVYKDPSFIREALTYEIARKYMPASLSNFVKVYINGSYLGLYSSVQDVDKHFLRSNYYDDDNSFFKGEIVGGSPQSVVKIWGYFGEDSASYKNYYEIESDSGWSDLINFLDKFNNKPESIESVLNVDRHLWMLAFDNLLVNLDAPINFAHNYYLYKDDAGRFNPIIWDLNENFGVFSRLLDEGSLSTAGLQQLNPYLYLSNDNYPIINKILSDPTYKKMYVAHMKTIMADYFENGLYKTRALEIQSIIDAEVQDDPNKFYTYSNFIDNIDDGIGSGRPGPGNESIIGITELMDARITYLNSLSDFTASSPEISNIENNPTNPAANTDVWITVDVATATSVQLAYRSSLTAAFEKKEMLDDGNSNDGVAGDGIYGASISTGTNGFQYYIYAENDDAASFLPARAAYEFFTMAISGDLVINEFLASNDSSKADQDGEYDDWIELYNNTDADISLAGYYLSDDGDEITQWAFPDTFITAKGYLIVWADKDDEQEGLHANFKLSGSGETIYLVNSDTAIVGEVSYGEQTADISTGRYPNGTGAFVQMNPTFSAENYDNITSIDDDLQIELPGRFELSQNYPNPFNPTTNISFKLANPNVTSLKIYNITGQVVATLIDKQLSAGIYIMQWEAENMSSGIYFYRLTSGTHSETKRMILLK, from the coding sequence ATGAGAAAAATTAATACACTGGCCATTTTATCCTTTTTAGCTCTACTAACCGTAAAAGTTTTCAGCCAGGATTTTTACGATATCAACACTATTAATACTATCGAGATAACCTTTGAAGAATCCAATTGGGATTATTTATTAGATCAGTTAGTTTCGGAAGGCTATGAAGCTCGTTTACTTGGAACAGCCGTGGTTAATGGAATAAGTTATGATAGTGTGGGTGTAAGATATAAAGGAAACAGCAGTTACAATGCTAACCAAATTAAAAACCCCCTAAACATCAAACTTGATTATGTTATTAAGGACCAGGAACATGAGGATTATGGCACCTTAAAACTTGCCAATGTATATAAGGATCCAAGTTTTATCCGCGAAGCTTTGACCTATGAAATAGCCAGAAAATATATGCCGGCAAGTCTGTCAAATTTTGTAAAGGTCTATATAAATGGTAGTTATTTGGGGCTTTATTCCAGTGTGCAGGATGTTGATAAACATTTTTTACGAAGCAATTATTATGACGATGATAATTCATTTTTTAAGGGCGAGATAGTAGGTGGAAGCCCACAAAGCGTCGTGAAAATCTGGGGGTATTTTGGAGAAGACTCGGCAAGCTATAAGAATTATTATGAAATCGAATCAGATAGTGGATGGTCTGATTTGATTAATTTCCTCGATAAGTTTAACAACAAACCAGAATCGATTGAGAGTGTTTTAAATGTGGATCGTCATTTATGGATGCTTGCATTTGATAACCTCCTTGTGAACCTGGATGCACCAATTAATTTTGCACATAATTATTATTTATATAAAGATGATGCCGGAAGGTTTAATCCAATTATTTGGGATTTGAATGAGAATTTTGGTGTTTTTTCAAGGCTTCTTGATGAAGGGTCATTATCTACTGCAGGCCTGCAGCAGCTTAATCCATATTTGTATTTATCAAATGATAATTATCCAATTATTAACAAAATTTTAAGCGATCCAACTTACAAAAAAATGTATGTCGCCCATATGAAAACAATAATGGCTGATTATTTCGAAAATGGTTTGTATAAAACACGGGCTTTGGAGATTCAATCAATAATTGATGCCGAGGTACAGGATGATCCTAATAAGTTTTACACCTATTCAAATTTTATTGATAATATTGATGATGGCATAGGAAGCGGTCGTCCGGGTCCCGGGAATGAGTCTATTATTGGAATAACAGAGCTTATGGATGCCAGAATTACTTATTTAAATTCACTTTCTGATTTCACGGCAAGCAGCCCGGAAATATCTAACATTGAAAACAATCCAACCAATCCTGCAGCTAATACGGATGTGTGGATAACGGTAGATGTGGCCACTGCGACTTCCGTTCAATTAGCTTACCGTAGCAGCCTTACCGCTGCATTTGAAAAAAAAGAAATGCTTGATGATGGCAATAGCAATGATGGAGTAGCCGGTGATGGTATTTATGGCGCTTCCATCTCCACAGGAACAAACGGGTTTCAATATTATATTTACGCAGAAAATGACGATGCGGCCTCCTTTTTGCCGGCGCGTGCTGCATATGAATTTTTTACAATGGCAATTTCCGGGGATTTGGTGATTAATGAATTTTTAGCCAGCAATGATTCCTCAAAAGCCGATCAGGATGGTGAGTATGATGACTGGATTGAACTTTATAATAATACGGATGCTGATATATCTTTAGCTGGGTATTACTTATCTGATGATGGTGATGAAATTACCCAGTGGGCATTTCCCGATACATTTATCACCGCAAAAGGTTATCTGATTGTTTGGGCTGACAAAGATGATGAGCAGGAAGGGTTGCATGCAAACTTTAAACTATCCGGATCGGGTGAGACAATTTATTTGGTTAATAGTGACACTGCAATTGTTGGTGAAGTATCTTACGGTGAACAAACCGCAGATATATCAACCGGGCGTTATCCAAATGGAACGGGAGCTTTTGTGCAAATGAATCCCACTTTTTCTGCTGAGAACTATGATAATATTACCAGTATTGATGACGATCTTCAGATAGAACTACCCGGCAGGTTTGAGCTGAGTCAGAATTATCCTAATCCATTCAATCCAACAACTAATATTTCATTTAAGTTGGCTAATCCGAATGTAACCTCCTTAAAAATTTACAACATCACAGGGCAGGTGGTGGCTACGCTAATTGATAAACAATTATCTGCAGGAATATATATAATGCAATGGGAAGCTGAAAATATGAGCAGCGGAATTTATTTTTACCGGCTGACAAGTGGTACACATTCTGAAACAAAACGGATGATTTTATTGAAATAA